The genomic region ACATCACTGCTAAATATTTCAAAAACCTTGGTGTTGATATCGAGGTTATAAAGGTAAGCGGTGCATGTGAAATGACACCACATGTCGGAATTGCCGATGCAATTGTTGACATTTCAAGTTCCGGAACAACTCTTGTAACCAATCATCTAAAGATGATAGAGAAAGTTTTCACTTCATCAGTTTACCTCATTGCAAATAAAAAGACAAGAGCTGACGATGAAAAGATCGAACAGATCCAGACAGCTGTTGAAAGCGTGCTCAGGGCAAAGGGCAAACGGTATCTTATGATGAACGTTCCTGAAACCGAGCTTGAAACCGTTAAAAAGGTACTTCCCGGAATGGCAGGACCAACAGTGATGAAGGTTGAGTCTGATAATTCAATACTTGCAGTTCATGCCGTAGTTGATGCATCCAGTATTTTTGCAACCGTTGGAGAGCTCAAAAAAGCAGGTGCAAAAGATATTCTTGTAGTGCCAATTGAAAGAATGATGCCTTAAATGAGGTCATATGTCATTTGAAGTGATTCCTGCCGTTGATATGAGAAACGGCAAATGTGTGCAACTTGTACAGGGCGTGCCCGGTAGTGAAATGGTTTCCCTCGACGATCCGGTTGCTGTGGCAAAAGACTGGGTATCCCAGGGTGCAAAGACCCTCCACCTGATCGATCTTGACGGCGCCATCGACGGAAAACGTAAGAATGCGCCGATTATCGAGAAAATAGTTAAAGAGTGTAAGCCACTTGGAATGAAAATCCAGGTCGGCGGCGGAATCCGTTCTTTTGAAAATGCTGCAGAGCTTCTGAACATCGGTGTTGACAGAGTCATATTAAGTACTGCTGCCATCAACAATCCACAACTTGTAAAAGAGCTTGCAGATGAATTTGGAAGCGAGCACATAAATGTAGCTCTGGATTCAAAGAATGGCAAAGTAGCCATTGATGGATGGAAAAAAGAGTCAGAATTCACAGCAGTTGAAATGGGAATCAAATTTGAGGAACTTGGTGCAGGAAGTATTCTGTTTACCAACATAGATTCTGAAGGACTTCTTCAGGGTGTAAACACTGCTCCTACCGAGGAACTGGCCAAATCCGTAAGTATTCCTGTAATTGCATCTGGTGGTGTAACTAAACTTGATGACCTCATTGCACTGAAGAATACCGGAGCAAAGGCAG from Methanolobus tindarius DSM 2278 harbors:
- the hisG gene encoding ATP phosphoribosyltransferase; translated protein: MIRIAIPNKGRLHDPTVNLLKEAGLPVLEGGTRKLFAKTTDPEITYLFARAADIPEYVQDGAADVGITGLDLIDETESDVEVLLDLKFGGANLVLAVPEDSKISSAADLQGMRVATEFPNITAKYFKNLGVDIEVIKVSGACEMTPHVGIADAIVDISSSGTTLVTNHLKMIEKVFTSSVYLIANKKTRADDEKIEQIQTAVESVLRAKGKRYLMMNVPETELETVKKVLPGMAGPTVMKVESDNSILAVHAVVDASSIFATVGELKKAGAKDILVVPIERMMP
- the hisA gene encoding 1-(5-phosphoribosyl)-5-[(5-phosphoribosylamino)methylideneamino]imidazole-4-carboxamide isomerase; amino-acid sequence: MSFEVIPAVDMRNGKCVQLVQGVPGSEMVSLDDPVAVAKDWVSQGAKTLHLIDLDGAIDGKRKNAPIIEKIVKECKPLGMKIQVGGGIRSFENAAELLNIGVDRVILSTAAINNPQLVKELADEFGSEHINVALDSKNGKVAIDGWKKESEFTAVEMGIKFEELGAGSILFTNIDSEGLLQGVNTAPTEELAKSVSIPVIASGGVTKLDDLIALKNTGAKAVVVGSALYIGKFTLPEAINIISEDL